A stretch of the Parabacteroides timonensis genome encodes the following:
- a CDS encoding RagB/SusD family nutrient uptake outer membrane protein, which yields MKYKLLSIAFLVGCALCSCDDVLDALPEDKLPEETFWQTPGNVRAFVADVYSRAFPLEYEMHPCFDEAMSDNSHMAWEGWYTDIKLVGNGSYLTTTSVVNNNWAYAYTNIRMAWQFLQNIEKCSELDITEKEALTGQIRFFLAYSYIRLVALYGDVPLIEKVLTEEEAKIQTRTPKTEVLAFAHNQLDQAIRELDGKSLGKGRVTAGACKALKARAYLWENDFSNLLIVTSDLIGKYSLNIAGETPYADLFNGNAEDADEIILAREHAHTTGSITTGNRLNQAFFLKEMSGGDALRALTPTGSLVDAYPMADGRLIHENGSTYNPKDPYKDRDPRLAQSIIYPTSTIRESKTMTWVLYDPESEESIPGQRYDAKEPSSTGYVWKKYCDWSDHAMVQILDGGVDVIYFRYADVLLMHAEALLETKGVAASSEIFAIINQLRDRCGGGRVIEANYTSEDALRLLVRNERRVELANEGLRFFDIRRWKVAEKTVAVSGEGMNGEVYGAFMRLDGVGATDRTVTVDGVPRRYVEMYNFDPSKHYLFPVPSKDIDLTNGALTQNQGWN from the coding sequence ATGAAATATAAACTTTTATCAATAGCTTTTCTTGTAGGATGTGCTTTGTGTTCTTGTGATGATGTGTTGGATGCACTTCCCGAAGATAAATTGCCGGAGGAAACTTTTTGGCAAACACCCGGTAACGTTCGTGCCTTTGTGGCTGATGTATATTCTCGTGCTTTCCCGTTAGAATATGAGATGCATCCCTGTTTCGACGAAGCGATGTCCGATAACTCCCACATGGCCTGGGAGGGATGGTATACCGATATTAAATTAGTTGGTAACGGTTCATATCTTACAACCACTTCTGTTGTAAATAATAATTGGGCGTATGCTTATACCAACATCCGTATGGCTTGGCAGTTTCTGCAAAATATAGAAAAATGTTCTGAGTTGGACATTACAGAAAAAGAGGCGCTTACCGGACAAATACGCTTTTTCTTAGCTTATAGTTATATTCGTTTAGTCGCCTTGTACGGGGATGTACCTTTAATAGAAAAAGTTCTAACTGAGGAAGAAGCCAAAATTCAGACAAGAACACCCAAGACTGAAGTGTTGGCGTTTGCTCATAATCAACTCGATCAAGCAATTAGAGAGTTAGATGGTAAATCACTTGGAAAAGGACGTGTTACGGCTGGAGCTTGCAAGGCGTTGAAAGCACGTGCTTATTTGTGGGAAAATGATTTCAGTAATCTGTTGATTGTAACATCGGATTTGATTGGTAAATATTCGCTTAACATAGCCGGTGAAACACCTTATGCCGACCTGTTTAACGGGAATGCCGAAGATGCAGATGAAATTATTCTGGCGCGTGAACATGCTCATACGACCGGAAGTATCACTACTGGCAACCGATTGAATCAAGCTTTTTTCCTCAAAGAAATGTCTGGCGGAGATGCACTTCGTGCGCTTACTCCTACAGGAAGTTTGGTCGATGCTTACCCCATGGCTGATGGGCGATTGATACATGAAAATGGTTCAACCTATAATCCGAAAGATCCTTATAAAGATAGGGATCCCCGTTTGGCACAATCTATTATCTATCCGACTTCTACGATCCGTGAATCGAAAACTATGACATGGGTTCTCTATGACCCGGAATCTGAAGAAAGTATCCCGGGACAACGTTATGATGCGAAAGAACCTTCGTCAACCGGATATGTATGGAAGAAGTATTGCGACTGGAGCGATCATGCTATGGTTCAAATCCTGGACGGTGGTGTAGATGTTATTTATTTTCGTTATGCAGATGTACTGCTAATGCATGCTGAGGCGCTGCTTGAAACGAAAGGGGTTGCTGCTTCTTCTGAAATATTCGCTATTATCAATCAATTACGTGATCGTTGCGGTGGTGGGCGTGTGATAGAAGCCAACTATACGTCGGAAGATGCCCTACGGTTGTTGGTTCGTAATGAACGTCGTGTGGAATTGGCAAACGAAGGTTTGCGTTTCTTCGACATCCGTCGTTGGAAGGTTGCTGAAAAAACGGTGGCAGTCTCTGGTGAGGGGATGAATGGAGAAGTGTACGGTGCTTTTATGCGTTTGGATGGTGTCGGAGCTACCGACAGGACAGTAACTGTGGACGGTGTTCCCCGCCGTTATGTTGAAATGTACAATTTTGATCCTTCTAAACATT